The Polypterus senegalus isolate Bchr_013 chromosome 9, ASM1683550v1, whole genome shotgun sequence genome includes a window with the following:
- the LOC120536044 gene encoding proline rich transmembrane protein 1B, translating to MTGVSDDSCAAGDASHSGRAVRVEGRPESQRRSIQLAFAEEISLPSVVVPGPAQQTSTEYHQDIPPDNCGVTNPGFTAEPPPYSPPDPKMCSLLYPPFPPPYPGHVPLVCQPGSTDQLFYQQQLSPSAVYPYTIYMNNFPVRSEERRIPKDYMVESVLVMIFCCMMSGAIAVVYAHEARTAINRGDLVQAEQASLKARSLVIFSLLFGVFVSAGWIVYVLIALYAL from the exons ATGACCGGAGTGAGCGACGACAGTTGTGCCGCAGGAGATGCCAGCCACAGCGGGCGAGCTGTGAGAGTAGAGGGCAGGCCGGAGAGCCAAAGACGGAGCATTCAGCTGGCATTTGCAGAAGAGATCAGTCTGCCTTCTGTTGTGGTTCCTGGTCCAGCACAACAGACCAGTACGGAGTACCACCAGGACATCCCCCCGGACAACTGTGGTGTCACCAACCCAGGGTTCACTGCAGAGCCCCCTCCTTACTCGCCACCGGACCCAAAGATGTGCAGTCTGCTGTACCCGCCATTTCCACCGCCTTACCCTGGCCACGTCCCTCTTGTATGCCAGCCAGGGTCCACAGACCAGCTGTTTTATCAGCAGCAGCTGTCACCGTCAGCAGTCTACCCCTACACAATC TACATGAACAACTTCCCAGTCCGGTCTGAAGAAAGACGAATACCCAAAGACTACATGGTGGAGTCCGTCTTGGTCATGATCTTCTGCTGCATGATGAGTGGAGCCATTGCTGTCGTCTACGCCCATGAA gctCGGACAGCCATCAACAGAGGGGACCTGGTgcaagcagaacaggcatctttAAAGGCCCGCTCTCTCGTGATATTCAGTCTTCTCTTTGGGGTCTTCGTCTCGGCCGGCTGGATTGTGTACGTGCTAATTGCACTCTATGCGCTGTAG